Sequence from the Miscanthus floridulus cultivar M001 chromosome 16, ASM1932011v1, whole genome shotgun sequence genome:
TGTCCTCATCTTGGAAAGCCAGTGGCAATGGCTGCTTCAGCTTCACTACCACAAGCCAGCCAGCCGGCGCTCTGCTCCACATGCACAGGATCCAATGCCGATCACAGGTCGTGCTCGGGCTTGTCCATGCCGTCGTTGTCGGCCATCCGGCTCGATCCGCGCCCGATCTTGGAGAAGGACCCGGCCACGGCAGACGACAGCCCCTTGAAGCTGCTGCTCCCGCCGTCACTGAGGTTGTGAGATCGCCGGGACCGCCGCCGGACAAGCTGCGGAGAGGAGGCCGCCGACGCAGCAGCCTTGTCCGCGTCATCAATAGATGTGGTGCTTGCCCTGGCCACGAGCAGCCGCGAGATGCTGCCGCGGCAGAAGGGGCAGGCCGGCGATGGCAGTGTAAGCGTCGTCGGGTTGGGCTTGCTGTGGCAGCACAGCGCCAGCGTGCACGGCGCGCACATCTGGTGCCCACAGTCCTGCACCTCGATCGTGCACGCCTGGTCGAAGCAGATGCAGCACAGCTCTGCGTCGCTCGCCTGTGAGTGGAGTGAAGTGAGTGAGTGAGCACAGATGAACGGTGATGCATGCACATCAGTCCCCCTCATTTCATTTGCCAGCAACCACAAAGCAATGAACTACCAGATGATGATCATGGTTCATGGGATTCTATTTCTACTCTCACAATTGTCACCAACAGAAAGCACTGAACATGCATACCTCCGAGGACGCATCGTCAATGGCATCAGCATCATTCTCATGCTCGCAAGGGGAAGGTGATGGTGGAGAGTACTTTGTGCCCTTCAGaatcttcttctccctctccctgTTGGCTTCCATCAGTGCCGCTTCCAGGAGAGCCTTCGCCTCCGGGTCCAGCTCACTGATGAACTTGAGCGGGGAAGGCCACACCATGGGCTCCGCTGACGAAGGGTTCAGCAGCGCCGCGCACGCTTGGTGGTTGCGCTTCAGCGCAACGGCATAAGGAATCCTCCTGCAGGGACCGAAACCATTCGCTGTAAGATCTACTGATCTAATGGAAAGGATATGAGCAAGCCATTTCCATTCGTTCAGCAAAAGCGCAATTCGAGAACTACGCGGTCAGCAACTGGCCTCTCGTTGAATTTTTCCAAATGTGTCGTGAATTGGGCAAGTGGTTGATGACTCCACTTGCAAATGAGAATCCAGCAAGTAGTTTATGACTGACTCCACTTGACAGTAGACCAGATCGGTTGTGTTCAATGTGGGACCCATATTTGTTTTTGTTCGTCAGACCCACATCTAATCTCTACTCTACACTGAAATAAGACGATCTGCACAAAGACAGAGATCGAGACAGAGGTGTGGTGCTCACCCTGCTGAGTCCCTCTGGAGACGATCTGCGCCCCAGGCGAGCAGCTTCCGGATGCAATCCAGGTTCCCGCTGCGAGCGGCCAGATGCAGCGATGTGCTACCGGGGAACCTGCAGCACCGACGGCGAGTACATGGGTGAGCAGCAGCATCTTGACTGACTGAGCAAGAGGAGACCGACCGCACCACGCAGATAAGACAAGATTAACGTACCCGTAGGAGCCGGTGAGGGCGGAGACAATGGCGCCGTTCTCCAGCAGCACCTGCACGCAGCCGGGGCGGCCCTGCCTGGCGGCGAGGTGCAGCGGCGTGGCGCCGTGGTCGTCCCTGACGTTGACGAACCGGGCGAAACCCCTGCCAAGCTTCCACAGCAGCAAGTGAGTCGCCGGCAGCGGAGCCGAATCGGACGCGGACACGATGAGGGGGAGGGGAGGCGAAG
This genomic interval carries:
- the LOC136512726 gene encoding E3 ubiquitin-protein ligase XB3-like isoform X1: MGHGVSCARTGDEHDYFRAAQVGDLDALGALLAADPSLARRATLYDRLSALHIAAANGHLEVLSMILDHGVPPDAVNRHKQTPLMLAAMHGKIDCVLKLLQAGANILMFDSLHGRSCLHHASYFGHVDCLQAILTASRTTPVADSWGFARFVNVRDDHGATPLHLAARQGRPGCVQVLLENGAIVSALTGSYGFPGSTSLHLAARSGNLDCIRKLLAWGADRLQRDSAGRIPYAVALKRNHQACAALLNPSSAEPMVWPSPLKFISELDPEAKALLEAALMEANREREKKILKGTKYSPPSPSPCEHENDADAIDDASSEASDAELCCICFDQACTIEVQDCGHQMCAPCTLALCCHSKPNPTTLTLPSPACPFCRGSISRLLVARASTTSIDDADKAAASAASSPQLVRRRSRRSHNLSDGGSSSFKGLSSAVAGSFSKIGRGSSRMADNDGMDKPEHDL
- the LOC136512726 gene encoding E3 ubiquitin-protein ligase XB3-like isoform X2, whose protein sequence is MGHGVSCARTGDEHDYFRAAQVGDLDALGALLAADPSLARRATLYDRLSALHIAAANGHLEVLSMILDHGVPPDAVNRHKQTPLMLAAMHGKIDCVLKLLQAGANILMFDSLHGRSCLHHASYFGHVDCLQAILTASRTTPVADSWGFARFVNVRDDHGATPLHLAARQGRPGCVQVLLENGAIVSALTGSYGRIPYAVALKRNHQACAALLNPSSAEPMVWPSPLKFISELDPEAKALLEAALMEANREREKKILKGTKYSPPSPSPCEHENDADAIDDASSEASDAELCCICFDQACTIEVQDCGHQMCAPCTLALCCHSKPNPTTLTLPSPACPFCRGSISRLLVARASTTSIDDADKAAASAASSPQLVRRRSRRSHNLSDGGSSSFKGLSSAVAGSFSKIGRGSSRMADNDGMDKPEHDL